Proteins encoded together in one Oncorhynchus mykiss isolate Arlee chromosome 7, USDA_OmykA_1.1, whole genome shotgun sequence window:
- the LOC110502362 gene encoding zinc finger protein 665-like, producing the protein MASVKLEDCSQTLEMDVNIKDEEEEEKIGKSVSHGDVETFSTSRKQQEDHRAKRSHHCPHCEEIFPMLSKLKIHLKIHTGENMYSCTDCGKSFTTSRALTVHQRWHTGLKSFPCSDCGKSFTTSRALTVHQRVHTAEKPYSCSDCEKSFSRLDKLNRHQLIHTGEKSYFCSDCGNCFAQFNTLKSHQRMHTGEKPYSCSDCGKSFSQLGSLQTHQRIHTGEKPYSCSDCGKSFRTSGALTVHQSVHTGEKPYSCSDCGCRFSQRRNLKNHQHIHTGEKPYSCSDCVKCFTTSYELTVHRRTHTGENPYFCSDCGKSFSLLDTLIKHERIHTGEKPYSCSDCGKSFSQQSNLKRHQRSHTGEKPYSCSDCEKSFSQLDKLNSHKRIHTGEKPYSCSDCGQNFSQHSSLKKHQRIHTGEKPYFCSDCGKCFTTSSELTVHQRTHTGEKPYFCSDCGKCFKTSSEVTVHQRTHTGEKPYSCAECGKSFSQQSNLKKHQCLHAGEKPHFCSDCGNCFTQLYTLTCHQRIHTGEKPYSCSDCGKNFSQHSSLKKHQRIHKGEKPHQFSQTS; encoded by the coding sequence GTGACGTTGAGACATTCTCTACATCCAGAAAGCAGCAGGAAGATCACAGAGCTAAGAGGTCTCACCACTGCCCACATTGTGAGGAGATTTTCCCAATGCTATCAAAGCTAAAAATACACctaaaaatacacacaggagagaatatGTATTCCTgcactgactgtgggaagagcttcacaACATCAAGGGCTCTGACAGTTCATCAGAGATGGCACACGGGATTGAAGTCTTTcccctgctctgactgtggaaagagtttcacaACATCAAGGGCTCTGACAGTTCATCAGAGAGTGCACACAgcagagaagccttactcctgctccgACTGTGAAAAGAGTTTCTCCCGATTGGATAAGTTAAATAGGCACCAActaatacacacaggagaaaagtcttacttctgctctgactgtgggaattGTTTCGCCCAATTTAATACCTTAAAATCTCACCAGCGTatgcacacaggagagaagccttactcctgctctgactgtgggaagagtttctctcaactGGGAAGCTTACAAACACACCAACGTATTCAtacgggagagaagccttactcctgctctgactgtgggaagagctttAGAACATCAGGGGCTCTGACAGTTCATCAGAGCgtgcacactggagagaagccttactcctgctctgactgtgggtgCAGATTCTCTCAACGGAGAAACTTAAAAAACCACCAacatatacacacaggagagaagccttactcttgctctgactgtgtaaaatgcttcacaacatcataTGAGCTAACAGTTCAccggagaacacacacaggagagaatccttacttctgctctgactgtgggaagagtttctcccTATTGGATACCTTAATCaaacatgaacgtatacatacaggagaaaagccttactcctgctctgactgtgggaagagtttctctcaacagAGTAACTTAAAAAGACACCAACGTTCAcatacaggagaaaagccttactcctgctcagACTGTGAAAAGAGTTTTTCCCAATTGGATAAGTTAAATAGTCACaagcgaatacacacaggagagaagccttactcgtGCTCTGACTGTGGGCAAAATTTCTCTCAACACAGCAGCTTAAAGAAACAccaacgtatacacacaggagaaaagccttacttctgctctgactgtggaaaatgcttcacaacatcatcTGAGCTAAcagttcaccagagaacacacacaggagagaagccttacttctgctctgactgtggaaaatgcttcaaaACATCATCTGAGGTAACAGTTCACCAGAGAAcgcacacaggagaaaagccttactcctgcgctgaatgtgggaagagtttctctcaacagAGCAACTTAAAAAAACACCAATGTTTACATGCAGGAGAAAAGCCTcacttctgctctgactgtgggaattGTTTTACCCAATTATATACCTTAACATGTCACCAgcgtatacatacaggagagaagccttactcttgctctgactgtgggaaaaaTTTCTCTCAACACAGCAGCTTAAAGAAACACCAACGTATACATAAAGGAGAAAAGCCTCATCAGTTCTCTCAGACCAGCTAA